The window GCCAGAGGCATTGAGTATAGGTATCATGACGGGAGCGTTAACAAGTACTCCTGGTCTTGCAGCAGCCCTGCAAGCCACGAATGATCCAATCGCATCAGTTGGCTATGGGATTGCTTATCCCTTTGGGGTGATTGCAGTGGTTCTGTTTGTTCAGTTACTACCACGAGTATTAAGAGTGGATGTATATCAGGATTTACAACAGAAAACAAATCCAGTTAAAAATGAAGAATCACCAGATATGATTACCATTGAAGTGACGAACACAGCTATTAACAAGAAAACTCTACAGGAATTAAGACTTCATAAAAACTTCTCCGTTGTGATTAGTCGTGTTATCCGTGGACAACGCAGTATCATTGCATTAAGTGATACAGTACTTCTTGAAGGTGATCGCCTCGTCACCGTGGGTACGAGAACAGAACTAGATAGATTTTGTAAATATGCAGGGAAGGAAGTGCCAACTACCCTGCAAAATGTAGATCATATAAAGCTCCGTAAAATTGTGGTAGATTCATATGACATCATCGGGAAAACCATGAAGGAGTTGAATCTTAGAAGAGATTATGGAGTAACCGTAACGCGAATTGAACGTAGCGGAATTGAGTATAGCCAAAATGGAAAAATGCGCCTTGAACGTGGAGATGTTTTAACCATCGTAAGTAGTGAAGATCGTTTAAATGATGTAGAGAAGCTATTTGCAAGGAGAAAATTGATGGTGACAAATGTTCATATTTTCTCATTGAGTATCATTTTGTTAATAGGTATTTTACTCGGTATGGTACCAATCCATCTACCTGGCTTAGGCACCATAACATTAGGTGTTGCGGGTGGTCCATTATTTGTTGCCTTAATCATTGGGCACTTTGGCAAAGTAGGACCAATAAAGGCGAGATACTTTCAGCCATCCAATCAAGTAATTGGAGATATTGGTCTTTCATTATTTCTAGCAGGAGCAGGCACAACTGCTGGACAAGAAATTGTGCATGTTATTCAGACAGAGGGTATGCAGTTAGTTTTGGCTGGCGCACTTATTACTATTGTACCTACTATTTCAGGATATCTTATTGCGAGAAAACTTTTTCATCTAAGTATGATTCATTCACTTGGTGCCCTTTGTGGTGGTATGACTAGCACACCTGGTTTAGGAGCCGTTAATCAATTGATTGAGTCAGAAGACCCAGCAATCGCATATGCCGCAGCCTATCCGTTTGCCTTGATTTTAGTAGCTATTATATCTCAGTTATTACTCTTTTTCTTATAGCAGGAGGATCTTGGTAGTAATTGATGCAGCCAAATTAAACATCGTAGTAGAAGGTAGTAAAAGAAGGATTTATTTTCCTTATGCAGAATACAGTAATTAGCCTTTCTTCAAGTGGGAAGTAAGGCTTTTTGTGTTCAAAACTTTACGTGTAAGATACTTGTAATCTATTATAAAGTCTTGCATTGCATAGTATGACAAACAAAAAAACAAACATTAAAGGACTGAGTCAATTTATGAATATTAGAAAACCTAATGATACTGAACTAAAAGACATACTTTCTCTTTCACCACAAGCAGTGTTTGATGGCACATTAGGTGAAGTCAAACCGTCGAAAGAAAAAATTGACCAACTAATTAAGCCACTTTTAGAAAAAGGAAGTTACTATTTAATCGCAACAGATAACGATAAATTAATGGGGTGGATTTTAATAGGGGCTAGCAGAGACCCATTTACTGATAGGAAGAATGGGTTTATTTACGAACTTTTTGTAATAGAAGAATTTAGAGGGAATGGAATATCAAACCTGTTAATGGCAGCGGGGATTGACCATTTAAAACAAGCTGGGTATTCAGAGATCCGTCTTAGTGCATATGCAGGAAATTCAGCAATTAAACTGTATGAGAAATTAGGATTTAACATTAGGACAATATCGATGAGTTTGAAGGTATAACACGTAGAGAAGGTTTGAGATGAAAAACCTTCTATTCTTTTCTCTGCTTCAAATATTTCCCATACTTTTAATAAATTCATATAGACAATATATTGAGATGAAGAACATTACTATTATTTCACG of the Bacillus sp. BGMRC 2118 genome contains:
- a CDS encoding YidE/YbjL duplication, producing the protein MEVLMEEPLLLLFLILFLGSWLGQLKVKGLSLGSAGILLFAMVFGHFGFQVPSIVQNFGLSLFIVSVGLQAGPRFFRMIRTSGMIFGIISIFIVLIAAITTVIVSKIFNLPEALSIGIMTGALTSTPGLAAALQATNDPIASVGYGIAYPFGVIAVVLFVQLLPRVLRVDVYQDLQQKTNPVKNEESPDMITIEVTNTAINKKTLQELRLHKNFSVVISRVIRGQRSIIALSDTVLLEGDRLVTVGTRTELDRFCKYAGKEVPTTLQNVDHIKLRKIVVDSYDIIGKTMKELNLRRDYGVTVTRIERSGIEYSQNGKMRLERGDVLTIVSSEDRLNDVEKLFARRKLMVTNVHIFSLSIILLIGILLGMVPIHLPGLGTITLGVAGGPLFVALIIGHFGKVGPIKARYFQPSNQVIGDIGLSLFLAGAGTTAGQEIVHVIQTEGMQLVLAGALITIVPTISGYLIARKLFHLSMIHSLGALCGGMTSTPGLGAVNQLIESEDPAIAYAAAYPFALILVAIISQLLLFFL
- a CDS encoding GNAT family N-acetyltransferase; this encodes MNIRKPNDTELKDILSLSPQAVFDGTLGEVKPSKEKIDQLIKPLLEKGSYYLIATDNDKLMGWILIGASRDPFTDRKNGFIYELFVIEEFRGNGISNLLMAAGIDHLKQAGYSEIRLSAYAGNSAIKLYEKLGFNIRTISMSLKV